One Aliidiomarina minuta genomic region harbors:
- a CDS encoding ComEA family DNA-binding protein — MLRKTLMFASLLSPLVFATPLMAESVQTGNQAEQAATVNINQASAEQLAKGLQGVGMARAKAIIELREKLGRFTDMEQLLEVRGLGIRVLENNQDRIVL; from the coding sequence ATGTTACGTAAAACACTGATGTTCGCATCATTATTATCGCCCCTTGTTTTTGCGACTCCGTTAATGGCTGAAAGCGTTCAGACAGGCAACCAGGCCGAGCAGGCAGCCACTGTCAACATTAATCAGGCTAGTGCGGAGCAATTAGCGAAAGGATTGCAGGGGGTGGGTATGGCAAGAGCGAAAGCCATTATCGAGTTACGCGAAAAACTTGGCCGCTTTACTGACATGGAGCAATTGCTGGAAGTGCGGGGCCTGGGTATTCGTGTATTAGAAAATAATCAGGATCGCATTGTATTGTGA
- the rpsA gene encoding 30S ribosomal protein S1, translated as MTENFAQLFEESLQEVETRPGSIVKGTIVGIQKDLVLVDAGLKSESAIPADQFMDANGNLEVEVGDIVDVALDAVEDGFGETILSREKAKRYEAWLQLEEAYEKEETVIGVINGKVKGGFTVELNGVRAFLPGSLVDVRPVRDTAHLEGKDLEFKVIKLDQKRNNVVVSRRAVIEKENSAEREELLENLQEGQEVAGIVKNLTDYGAFVDLGGVDGLLHITDMAWKRVKHPSEIVNVGDEINCKVLKFDRERTRVSLGLKQLGEDPWSDIATRYPEGARLTGRVTNLTDYGCFVEIEEGVEGLVHVSEMDWTNKNVHPSKVVNLDDSVEVMVLEIDEERRRISLGLKQCKPNPWEEFAKSFQKGDKVSGKIKSITDFGIFIGLDGGIDGLVHLSDISWNNAGEEAVREYKKGEEVEAVVLQVDAERERISLGVKQISEDPVNNYLTATKKGAIVNGTITEVDAKGATVELAEGVEGYIRVADISRDRIEDASEVLKAGEPVEARFMGIDRKNRVLSLSIKAKDEADEKAAVESVNQQQDDNAFSSAMAEAFKAAKED; from the coding sequence ATGACTGAAAATTTTGCCCAACTCTTTGAAGAGAGTTTACAGGAAGTCGAAACCCGTCCAGGTTCAATCGTTAAAGGAACCATCGTTGGCATCCAGAAAGATCTGGTTTTAGTTGACGCAGGACTTAAATCTGAAAGTGCTATTCCCGCCGATCAGTTTATGGACGCGAATGGTAACCTTGAAGTTGAAGTCGGTGACATTGTCGATGTAGCACTGGACGCAGTTGAAGATGGTTTCGGCGAAACTATCCTTTCTCGTGAAAAAGCTAAGCGTTATGAAGCCTGGCTGCAGCTTGAAGAAGCTTACGAGAAAGAAGAAACCGTTATTGGTGTTATTAACGGTAAAGTGAAAGGCGGTTTCACTGTTGAATTAAACGGTGTTCGTGCTTTCTTACCAGGCTCTCTGGTAGATGTTCGTCCAGTTCGCGATACTGCGCACCTGGAAGGCAAAGATTTAGAATTTAAAGTTATCAAGCTGGACCAGAAACGTAATAACGTTGTGGTTTCTCGCCGTGCTGTTATCGAAAAAGAGAACAGTGCAGAGCGTGAAGAGCTGCTTGAAAACCTGCAGGAAGGCCAGGAAGTTGCTGGTATCGTTAAAAACCTGACTGACTACGGTGCATTCGTAGATTTAGGTGGTGTTGACGGTCTTCTGCACATTACTGACATGGCCTGGAAGCGTGTTAAGCATCCAAGTGAAATTGTAAATGTTGGTGATGAGATAAACTGTAAAGTATTGAAGTTCGATCGTGAGCGTACACGCGTATCCTTAGGTCTGAAGCAGCTGGGTGAAGATCCGTGGAGCGACATCGCTACACGTTACCCAGAAGGCGCTCGCCTGACCGGTCGTGTAACTAATCTGACTGACTATGGTTGCTTCGTTGAAATCGAAGAAGGCGTTGAAGGTCTGGTACACGTTTCAGAAATGGACTGGACTAACAAAAACGTACACCCGTCTAAGGTTGTAAACCTGGATGATAGCGTTGAAGTTATGGTTCTGGAAATTGATGAAGAACGTCGTCGTATCTCGCTTGGTCTGAAACAATGTAAACCTAACCCTTGGGAAGAGTTTGCTAAGTCATTCCAGAAAGGTGACAAAGTTAGCGGTAAGATCAAGTCAATTACTGACTTTGGTATCTTTATCGGTCTGGACGGCGGCATTGACGGTTTGGTTCATCTGTCTGACATTTCCTGGAATAACGCTGGCGAAGAAGCTGTGCGTGAATACAAGAAAGGTGAAGAAGTTGAAGCAGTGGTTCTTCAGGTTGACGCAGAACGTGAGCGTATCTCACTGGGCGTTAAGCAAATTTCTGAAGATCCGGTTAACAACTATCTGACAGCTACCAAGAAGGGTGCTATTGTTAACGGAACCATCACTGAAGTTGACGCTAAGGGTGCAACCGTAGAGTTAGCTGAAGGTGTTGAAGGTTACATCCGTGTAGCAGACATCTCACGTGACCGTATCGAAGACGCAAGTGAAGTTCTGAAAGCTGGTGAACCTGTTGAAGCTCGCTTCATGGGTATTGACCGCAAAAACCGTGTTCTGAGCCTTTCAATCAAGGCGAAAGACGAAGCTGACGAAAAAGCAGCGGTAGAAAGCGTCAATCAACAGCAGGATGACAACGCATTCTCGAGTGCGATGGCAGAAGCGTTCAAGGCGGCTAAAGAAGATTAA
- a CDS encoding HAD family hydrolase — translation MRYDLIIFDWDGTVMDSIPRIVSSLQSTAAACRLKIPSMAEIHDIVGLSLPVAVQMLFDCHEEQEQQQIIAVYRDFYVEKDTTPSPLFAGAETVLQSLKAQGYQLAVATGKARPGLERAWLATNTGHYFSASRCAQEVPSKPDPAMLREILELTQVKAERALMIGDSIHDLNMAANAGVDSLGVTYGVHDAQRLQAAAPRHLINAITELPLWLQGTDALVTE, via the coding sequence ATGCGTTATGATCTGATTATTTTCGACTGGGATGGAACTGTTATGGATTCTATTCCCCGTATTGTTTCCTCATTACAATCTACAGCAGCGGCTTGTCGGCTAAAGATCCCCAGCATGGCTGAGATTCACGATATTGTAGGTTTGAGCCTGCCGGTGGCTGTACAAATGCTTTTTGATTGTCACGAAGAGCAGGAGCAACAACAAATAATAGCGGTGTATCGTGATTTTTATGTGGAAAAAGACACCACACCCAGCCCTTTATTTGCAGGTGCTGAGACGGTATTGCAAAGCCTCAAAGCGCAAGGTTATCAACTTGCAGTAGCCACAGGGAAAGCCAGGCCCGGTTTAGAACGAGCCTGGTTAGCAACGAATACCGGGCATTATTTTAGTGCTTCCAGATGTGCTCAGGAGGTGCCCTCTAAGCCTGATCCAGCGATGCTCCGGGAGATATTGGAGTTAACCCAGGTAAAAGCAGAACGCGCACTTATGATTGGCGATTCTATTCATGACTTGAATATGGCAGCCAATGCTGGCGTTGACAGTCTTGGCGTAACCTATGGGGTGCATGATGCACAGCGCTTGCAGGCAGCGGCGCCGCGCCACCTGATTAATGCGATTACGGAACTCCCCCTGTGGTTACAGGGGACTGATGCCCTGGTGACGGAGTAG
- the rpmF gene encoding 50S ribosomal protein L32 — translation MAVQKSKKARSRRGMRRSHDALNGPTLSVDSTSGETHRRHHVTADGYYKGKQVIAK, via the coding sequence ATGGCTGTACAAAAAAGCAAAAAAGCACGTTCAAGACGTGGTATGCGTCGTTCGCATGACGCGCTGAACGGGCCTACACTGTCGGTGGATTCAACCTCTGGTGAAACGCATCGTCGTCACCATGTGACTGCTGATGGCTATTATAAAGGCAAACAGGTTATCGCTAAGTAA
- the yceD gene encoding 23S rRNA accumulation protein YceD, which produces MQKVRIPVSVDPVKSANKQLSYEGVVPGAGLHRLGDVIVNELQDIQVSLRFDVDEQHTSFFAGHAEAAIEVICQRCNKPMQLELKCEFHYAPLTRRQKEENIPEAYEPVELTELGEVMLHEVVEDELLLAMPIVAKHAAEDCEVDRDAMVFGELSEAEEKPNPFAALQDLKRK; this is translated from the coding sequence ATGCAAAAGGTGAGAATACCGGTATCGGTAGACCCCGTTAAGAGCGCCAATAAGCAGTTGAGTTACGAGGGAGTTGTTCCTGGTGCTGGGCTGCATCGCTTAGGGGACGTTATAGTCAACGAGCTGCAGGATATTCAGGTATCCCTGCGCTTCGATGTTGACGAGCAACATACGAGTTTCTTTGCGGGTCATGCGGAAGCTGCGATAGAGGTTATCTGTCAGCGTTGCAACAAACCTATGCAGCTTGAGCTGAAATGCGAATTCCATTATGCGCCGTTAACGCGTCGTCAAAAGGAAGAAAACATTCCAGAGGCTTACGAGCCGGTCGAGCTGACTGAATTAGGCGAGGTAATGTTGCACGAGGTGGTCGAAGATGAACTTCTTCTGGCTATGCCTATCGTAGCTAAGCATGCTGCTGAAGATTGTGAGGTTGATCGTGACGCCATGGTTTTTGGTGAACTTTCGGAAGCGGAAGAAAAACCGAATCCATTCGCGGCGTTGCAGGATTTAAAACGTAAGTAA
- a CDS encoding lipopolysaccharide assembly protein LapA domain-containing protein, whose amino-acid sequence MWRVLFILLPLVFLFILAMAFGAYNKSSVPVHFIVAQKEMTVASLLALFLGIGFFFGTLSLSLSYWRLRVRNRRLRKELNKLKR is encoded by the coding sequence ATGTGGCGAGTCTTATTTATCCTGTTGCCGCTTGTATTTCTGTTCATTCTGGCAATGGCCTTTGGTGCCTATAACAAGAGTTCAGTTCCTGTTCACTTTATTGTGGCACAGAAAGAAATGACAGTGGCCAGCCTGCTGGCTCTGTTTCTGGGAATAGGATTTTTCTTTGGTACCCTTAGTCTGTCGCTCAGTTACTGGCGTTTGCGGGTACGCAATCGTCGTCTACGTAAAGAGCTGAATAAGCTGAAACGCTAA
- the pyrF gene encoding orotidine-5'-phosphate decarboxylase, which translates to MKKIIVALDFASADEALAFVDKLDADECRVKVGKELFTQAGPELIRALHKRGFEVFLDLKFHDIPATVAKAVKAAADLGVWMVNVHASGGEEMLKAAVEALQSYGDKAPLLIAVTVLTSMSEQELQKLGIDKPLPAQVLTLARMARESGLDGVVCSAKEAALLREALGKEFLLVTPGIRPPGSAINDQKRVMTPIEAMHAGADYLVMGRPIREAQDSVSLLREINQQLRN; encoded by the coding sequence ATGAAAAAAATTATTGTTGCTTTAGATTTCGCCAGTGCTGATGAAGCACTGGCATTTGTCGATAAGCTGGATGCTGACGAGTGTAGAGTTAAGGTTGGCAAAGAACTCTTTACTCAAGCAGGACCTGAGCTAATCAGGGCCTTACATAAGCGCGGCTTTGAAGTGTTTTTGGATCTTAAGTTTCATGATATTCCTGCGACAGTGGCAAAAGCAGTAAAAGCGGCTGCTGATTTGGGCGTGTGGATGGTTAATGTGCATGCCAGTGGCGGCGAAGAAATGTTAAAAGCAGCGGTTGAAGCACTACAGTCTTATGGTGATAAAGCGCCACTATTAATAGCGGTTACCGTATTGACCAGTATGTCAGAGCAGGAACTGCAGAAACTGGGCATCGATAAACCTTTACCTGCCCAGGTTTTAACACTGGCTCGTATGGCCAGAGAGAGTGGCCTGGACGGCGTTGTCTGCTCAGCTAAGGAAGCCGCTCTGCTACGCGAGGCACTGGGTAAAGAATTTTTATTGGTAACCCCAGGTATTCGCCCTCCAGGTAGCGCTATCAACGACCAGAAGCGAGTTATGACACCAATAGAAGCTATGCACGCCGGTGCCGACTATCTGGTTATGGGCCGCCCTATACGTGAGGCACAGGATTCAGTTTCTTTACTCCGTGAGATCAATCAGCAATTGCGTAATTAA
- the ihfB gene encoding integration host factor subunit beta: MTKSELIEQLADKQPHLSPKQVESGVKEILESLIHSLASGDRVEVRGFGSFSLHYREARLGRNPKTGDKVQLEGKYVPHFKPGKALRDRVNVGKNA, encoded by the coding sequence ATGACCAAATCAGAGCTGATCGAACAACTTGCTGATAAGCAGCCACACTTAAGCCCGAAACAGGTGGAAAGCGGAGTTAAAGAAATACTTGAATCGTTGATTCATTCTTTAGCCTCTGGGGACCGCGTTGAAGTAAGGGGCTTTGGAAGTTTTTCCCTGCATTACCGGGAAGCCCGTTTGGGACGTAACCCGAAGACTGGCGATAAAGTTCAGTTGGAAGGCAAATACGTTCCTCACTTTAAACCTGGTAAAGCACTAAGAGACCGTGTAAACGTCGGCAAGAACGCGTGA
- the rluC gene encoding 23S rRNA pseudouridine(955/2504/2580) synthase RluC yields the protein MKDTQHGVRWLDISDDAAGQRIDNFLRTQLKGVPKSMIYRILRKGEVRVNKKRIKPDYKLQGGDLVRVPPVRVAPPSDLPNPNLGQVNQLSAMILYEDDDLLVVNKPAGMAVHGGSGISFGVIEALRSLREKETLELVHRLDRETSGCLLVAKKRSVLRHLNTQLREKQMKKVYLALVKGEWSKLNRSVTAPLKKQVLQSGERIVRVDSEGKASETRFKIRQRFAEGTLVQASPVTGRTHQIRVHTLAAGHPIAQDEKYGDMEFSNAMRKQGLQRLFLHAETLSFYHPKNDQWMTVEAPLEESLQLVLQKLTKV from the coding sequence ATGAAAGATACTCAGCACGGCGTACGTTGGCTAGATATCAGTGATGATGCAGCCGGCCAGCGAATTGACAACTTCTTGCGCACCCAGTTAAAGGGTGTACCTAAGAGCATGATTTATCGCATTTTGCGTAAGGGAGAGGTGCGCGTAAATAAAAAACGCATCAAACCCGATTACAAACTGCAGGGCGGGGACCTGGTCAGAGTGCCACCAGTTCGCGTAGCACCACCAAGCGATCTACCCAACCCGAATCTGGGCCAGGTCAATCAGTTAAGCGCCATGATTCTGTATGAAGATGACGATTTACTGGTAGTCAATAAACCAGCTGGGATGGCCGTTCATGGCGGTTCTGGAATTAGTTTCGGTGTAATTGAAGCGTTACGCAGTCTGCGCGAAAAGGAAACTCTGGAGCTGGTACACAGACTGGACCGCGAAACGTCGGGCTGTTTGCTGGTGGCTAAAAAGCGCTCTGTGTTACGCCACTTGAATACGCAGTTGCGCGAAAAACAAATGAAAAAGGTCTACCTGGCACTGGTAAAAGGTGAGTGGTCAAAGCTTAATCGTTCGGTAACAGCGCCGCTGAAAAAGCAGGTTTTGCAAAGTGGTGAACGTATAGTGCGGGTAGACAGTGAGGGCAAAGCTTCAGAAACGCGCTTTAAAATACGTCAGCGTTTTGCTGAAGGCACCTTAGTGCAAGCCAGCCCGGTTACCGGGCGTACTCACCAAATCCGAGTGCATACTTTAGCGGCAGGCCACCCAATTGCCCAAGACGAAAAATACGGTGATATGGAGTTTTCCAATGCTATGCGAAAGCAAGGGTTGCAGCGCCTGTTTTTACATGCTGAGACCTTGAGCTTTTATCATCCTAAAAATGATCAGTGGATGACTGTAGAAGCACCACTAGAAGAATCGTTGCAGTTGGTTCTGCAGAAGTTAACCAAGGTATAA
- a CDS encoding Maf family protein yields MSDSYPLPLVLGSSSPYRKQLLEKLGLSFTAVSPDIDETHSPGETPKQLVARLAAAKARKVAKEHKQHIIIGSDQIAVLENEQILGKPGSVEKAIEQLTACNGQVVTFFTGLSVLNSENGKIETLVEPFEVGFRQLTAAEIKSYVEKEQPLNCAGSFKSEGLGISLFAFMHGDDPNSLIGLPLIRLLELLRHQGISPL; encoded by the coding sequence ATGTCTGACAGCTACCCTTTGCCGCTGGTACTCGGCTCCAGCTCCCCTTATCGTAAGCAACTGCTGGAAAAACTTGGACTTTCTTTTACTGCGGTATCACCAGATATTGATGAAACCCACTCCCCGGGGGAAACTCCAAAGCAACTGGTGGCACGACTCGCCGCGGCTAAAGCCAGAAAAGTGGCTAAGGAACACAAACAGCATATTATAATTGGCTCTGATCAGATCGCTGTATTAGAAAATGAACAAATACTGGGTAAGCCCGGTAGTGTTGAGAAAGCGATTGAGCAGCTGACCGCCTGCAATGGCCAGGTCGTTACCTTTTTTACCGGACTTAGTGTACTTAACAGTGAAAACGGTAAAATAGAGACGCTGGTTGAGCCCTTCGAAGTTGGCTTTCGACAGCTCACTGCGGCGGAAATTAAAAGTTACGTAGAAAAGGAGCAACCTTTAAATTGTGCGGGTAGCTTCAAGAGCGAAGGTTTGGGCATTAGTTTATTTGCATTTATGCACGGTGACGATCCTAATAGCCTTATCGGACTTCCTTTGATCAGACTACTCGAACTACTCCGTCACCAGGGCATCAGTCCCCTGTAA
- the lapB gene encoding lipopolysaccharide assembly protein LapB yields MIELLFLLLPVAAAYGWFMGRNSVRAEQRREQEQFSQKYVTGINLLLSDQSDKAVDLFVDILDVDSETLDTHWALGKLFRRRGEVERAIRIHQNLISRPSLSEHDRHLALFELGEDYLSAGLYDRAEKMFLDLQQQNKFKNDSLYNLLTIYESTHEWHKAIKMALKIARSDRRVEATIAQFYCELADVQEDPEAALKYYQKALKHDRNCVRASLALSRWWMGQGSYRQALDFLLKIKDQDADFLPEALPLIRDSYLALKERTSLVSFLHECMQSYPSASVMVMLAELVAEQNDVEEAERFMTRALAENPTTKGFHKLIDLHIRTADEGKARDSLIMLRNMVAERLKRNAHYHCRHCGFSGQTLYWHCPSCKAWATIKPTKGLDGE; encoded by the coding sequence ATGATAGAATTGCTCTTCCTGCTCTTACCTGTTGCTGCTGCATATGGCTGGTTTATGGGCCGCAATAGTGTGCGTGCTGAACAGCGTCGTGAACAGGAACAATTCTCCCAAAAGTACGTAACTGGCATTAATCTTTTACTTTCCGATCAAAGCGATAAAGCAGTTGATCTCTTTGTAGACATCCTTGATGTCGATAGCGAAACTCTGGATACCCACTGGGCCCTGGGCAAATTATTTCGCCGCCGTGGTGAAGTAGAACGCGCTATACGCATTCATCAGAATCTTATTTCACGCCCATCTTTATCTGAACATGACCGTCACCTGGCCTTATTTGAACTGGGTGAAGACTATTTGTCAGCGGGTCTATATGACCGGGCGGAAAAAATGTTTCTTGATTTGCAGCAGCAAAATAAATTCAAGAACGACAGTCTCTATAACTTACTGACTATTTACGAGTCCACTCATGAGTGGCATAAAGCTATTAAAATGGCGCTTAAAATAGCTCGTTCGGATCGCCGGGTGGAAGCAACCATCGCGCAATTCTATTGTGAGCTGGCTGATGTGCAGGAAGATCCGGAAGCAGCCCTTAAATATTATCAGAAAGCGCTAAAACATGACCGTAACTGTGTACGCGCCAGTCTCGCTCTCAGTCGTTGGTGGATGGGGCAGGGAAGTTATCGTCAGGCACTGGATTTTTTATTGAAGATTAAAGATCAGGATGCCGACTTTCTGCCGGAAGCGTTGCCGCTTATCCGTGACAGCTACCTTGCTCTGAAGGAGCGCACCAGCCTGGTCAGCTTCCTGCATGAGTGTATGCAGTCATATCCAAGCGCCAGTGTCATGGTCATGCTAGCGGAACTGGTCGCTGAGCAAAATGACGTCGAAGAAGCGGAGCGATTTATGACTCGTGCGCTGGCTGAGAACCCGACGACTAAAGGTTTCCATAAATTAATTGACTTACATATCAGAACAGCGGATGAAGGGAAAGCAAGGGACAGCTTAATTATGCTACGTAATATGGTAGCAGAACGGCTAAAGCGCAATGCCCACTACCATTGCAGGCACTGCGGATTTTCAGGGCAAACTTTATACTGGCACTGTCCGTCCTGTAAAGCATGGGCAACGATCAAGCCAACCAAAGGCTTAGACGGGGAATAA
- the rne gene encoding ribonuclease E, with translation MKRMLINATQQEELRVALVDGQKLYDLDIESPGHEQKKSNIYKGKITRVEPSLEAAFVDYGADRHGFLPLKEIARTYFPSNYKFDGRPNIKDVVKEGQQVIVQVDKEERGQKGAALTTFISLAGSYLVLMPNNPRAGGISRRIEGEERSQLKDALSTLELPDGMGLIVRTAGVGKSAEELGWDLKVLLHHWQAIEEAAQARPAPFLIHQESNVIFRAIRDYLRRDIGEILIDDEAIFERAKEHINLVRPDFLQRVKLYQGDIPLFNHYQIESQIESAFQREVRLPSGGSVSIDPTEALTSIDINSAKATKGGDIEETALNTNLEAADEIARQLRLRDVGGLIVIDFIDMTPPRHQREVENRIKEALKQDRARIQTARISRFGLMEMSRQRLRPSLGESSNHVCPRCNGQGTIRSNESLALSILRLIEEEALKDNTAQINAQVPIEVATYLLNEKRSAVREVEVRHKVRVLVIPNPNLETPHFDVERLRDDEMEENQSVTLIQQTEARGIVINPQKDRVIDEPALKTLVAPEAPAPKAKAAVATKSDSVSVWSKFALWLKSLFAEDAEDKEKQQKSAASEKQAREEQTANRNNQRRSNQRRGGQNRNRNANKPRQSAAEEPQEEQKPKADTTERSEERSNENRNRRNRRRKPADSAQDNKTAAPPQEAQKEQTEQLKERRKRRNLDKSVRAGSKIKQPEIKPEEAEKAEQQTQATEAVAEDNKAPQQRDRRSPRHQRAAGQRRKQEQAQSENASEESAAAPAEAPKPEAPKPEAPKPEAPKAEEPKAEEPKAEEPKAEAPKAEAPKAEEPKAEEPKAEAPKAEEPKAEEPKSEAPKAEEPKAEEPKSEAPKAEEPKAESISQAEVKTSEAPTVMDSEKAKTAGPAKKNNGSGRAKATMAKASASPAQDLGSALKPADQSSRAKVESSKQAATMAQAKNRSTAQAHRCSVDNDAS, from the coding sequence ATGAAAAGAATGTTAATAAATGCAACGCAGCAGGAAGAACTCCGTGTTGCGTTAGTAGACGGCCAGAAATTATATGACCTGGACATCGAAAGTCCCGGTCACGAACAAAAAAAATCAAATATCTACAAAGGCAAAATCACCCGTGTTGAACCTAGTCTTGAAGCGGCTTTTGTTGACTACGGTGCTGACCGTCACGGTTTCTTACCTTTAAAAGAGATTGCCCGCACCTACTTCCCTTCTAACTATAAGTTTGATGGTCGACCTAACATCAAAGATGTGGTTAAAGAAGGCCAGCAAGTTATTGTCCAGGTAGATAAAGAAGAACGTGGACAAAAAGGCGCAGCCCTTACTACCTTTATTTCATTAGCGGGAAGTTACCTGGTACTGATGCCGAACAACCCTCGTGCAGGTGGTATTTCACGTCGTATTGAAGGCGAAGAGCGCTCCCAGTTAAAAGACGCTTTATCAACTCTGGAACTGCCAGATGGTATGGGTCTGATTGTACGTACGGCTGGTGTCGGTAAATCTGCGGAAGAACTTGGCTGGGATTTGAAAGTATTGCTACACCATTGGCAGGCTATTGAAGAAGCTGCCCAGGCGCGCCCTGCTCCTTTCCTGATTCATCAGGAAAGTAATGTTATTTTTCGTGCTATACGAGACTACCTGCGTCGTGATATCGGTGAGATCCTGATTGATGACGAGGCTATATTTGAGCGTGCAAAAGAGCATATCAATCTGGTTCGCCCTGATTTTTTACAGCGGGTTAAGCTATACCAGGGCGATATCCCACTGTTTAACCATTATCAGATAGAATCGCAAATTGAGTCCGCTTTCCAACGCGAAGTTCGTTTACCTTCTGGCGGTTCAGTGTCAATTGACCCTACTGAAGCTTTAACTTCAATCGATATTAACTCAGCGAAAGCGACTAAGGGTGGTGATATTGAGGAAACTGCACTCAATACTAACTTAGAAGCCGCTGATGAGATTGCGCGCCAGTTGCGCTTGCGTGATGTTGGTGGCCTTATTGTTATTGATTTTATTGATATGACTCCACCACGTCATCAGCGTGAAGTTGAAAATCGTATAAAAGAAGCTTTAAAACAGGATCGGGCGCGTATTCAAACCGCACGTATTTCTCGCTTCGGCCTGATGGAAATGTCACGCCAGCGTCTGCGCCCTTCTTTAGGCGAGTCATCCAATCATGTGTGCCCACGTTGTAACGGTCAGGGTACTATTCGCAGCAATGAGTCCCTGGCGTTATCTATTCTCCGTCTGATAGAAGAAGAAGCGCTGAAAGATAATACCGCTCAAATCAATGCACAGGTGCCAATTGAAGTTGCCACTTATCTGTTGAACGAAAAACGCAGTGCGGTACGCGAAGTTGAAGTTCGTCATAAAGTACGTGTTTTGGTAATTCCAAATCCAAACCTGGAAACTCCTCATTTTGACGTTGAGCGTTTGCGCGACGATGAAATGGAAGAGAATCAAAGCGTTACTCTTATTCAGCAGACAGAAGCCCGTGGCATTGTAATTAATCCACAAAAAGATCGAGTGATTGACGAGCCGGCACTGAAGACTTTAGTGGCGCCTGAAGCCCCTGCTCCAAAGGCAAAAGCGGCGGTAGCAACTAAATCAGATAGTGTCTCAGTGTGGAGTAAGTTTGCGCTGTGGCTGAAGTCTCTTTTTGCAGAAGATGCTGAAGACAAAGAGAAGCAACAAAAGTCAGCAGCATCTGAAAAACAAGCTCGAGAGGAACAGACGGCAAACCGCAATAATCAACGCCGTAGTAATCAGCGTCGAGGCGGTCAAAACCGGAATCGTAACGCTAATAAACCACGTCAATCTGCAGCCGAAGAGCCTCAAGAAGAGCAAAAACCTAAGGCTGATACCACAGAACGTAGTGAAGAACGCAGCAACGAAAACCGTAACCGTCGTAATCGTCGCCGTAAACCAGCAGACTCAGCTCAGGATAACAAAACAGCGGCACCACCTCAGGAGGCTCAGAAGGAGCAGACTGAGCAGCTGAAAGAACGCCGCAAGCGTCGCAATCTTGATAAATCAGTGCGTGCTGGCAGTAAGATAAAGCAGCCAGAAATCAAACCTGAAGAAGCAGAAAAAGCTGAACAGCAAACTCAGGCAACGGAAGCGGTCGCAGAAGATAATAAAGCGCCGCAACAGCGTGATCGTCGCTCCCCTCGCCACCAGCGAGCAGCCGGACAGCGCCGTAAACAGGAACAGGCACAATCAGAGAACGCTTCTGAAGAAAGTGCAGCAGCTCCGGCTGAAGCGCCTAAACCTGAAGCGCCTAAGCCTGAAGCACCTAAGCCTGAAGCACCTAAGGCTGAAGAACCTAAAGCTGAAGAGCCTAAAGCTGAAGAGCCTAAGGCTGAAGCACCTAAAGCTGAAGCACCTAAAGCTGAAGAACCTAAAGCTGAAGAACCTAAGGCTGAAGCACCTAAAGCTGAAGAGCCTAAGGCTGAAGAGCCTAAGTCTGAAGCACCTAAAGCTGAAGAGCCTAAAGCTGAAGAGCCTAAGTCTGAAGCACCTAAAGCTGAAGAACCTAAAGCTGAAAGCATAAGCCAGGCAGAAGTAAAGACTAGCGAAGCGCCAACAGTTATGGATAGCGAAAAAGCTAAAACAGCAGGACCCGCTAAAAAGAATAATGGCAGTGGCCGCGCAAAAGCTACAATGGCTAAGGCAAGTGCCAGTCCAGCTCAGGATTTGGGCTCAGCCTTAAAGCCGGCGGATCAAAGTAGCCGTGCTAAAGTCGAATCGTCAAAGCAGGCTGCGACTATGGCTCAGGCTAAGAACCGCAGTACAGCCCAGGCTCACCGTTGCAGTGTTGACAACGATGCCTCCTGA